The DNA sequence GTTAGATGCAAATGAAAATACCCATGGACCAGCTCTTCCATCCCCAGATGAAAAAGAGGCTGCATTAGAATTGAATAGATATCCAGATCCTCATCAACatgaattgaaacaacaaattattcTGTTTAGAGAACAGAACCCAAACAAGTATGCAAcagaaaaattatcaattgaaaacttgTGTCTTGGTGTTGGATCAGATGAAAGCATAGACATGTTATTGCGTTGTGTCTGCGTTCCAGGAAAAGACAAGATGTTAATTTGCCCTCCAACATATGGAATGTACTCTATTTGTGCCACTGTTAATGATGTTGCCATAGAAAAGGTTCCGTTAACGATTCCAGACTTTcaaattgatgttgatggGATACTTGCTAAAGTGAAATCAGATCCCAGTATCAAACTCTTGTATTTGACATCGCCTGGGAACCCTACAGGAAAGTTGATTAATGTGGAGGATATAATAAAGTTGGTACAGGAGCTGCTCAAAGTTTGGCAAGgtttaattgttgttgatgaagcATACATTGACTTTACTAAACCTGGCTCTTCTATGAGCACATTGGTTAACCAATATCCGAATTTGGTCGTATTGCAAACGTTATCGAAATCGTTTGGCTTGGCAGGAATCAGGTTGGGTATCACTTTTAGTTGCAAAAAGTTAAGTTGGTACCTTAATGCTATGAAGTACCCTTACAATATATCATCGTTGACCTCAAACGTTGCAATAAAAGCTACGAATGAGGGATTGAATATTATGGAGAATTATGTTTCAAAAATCGTGGAACAAAGAGAATTGGTgttagaaaaattattgagTTTAAAATACGTTGGTAGAAATATCGGTGGATTGGATTCAAATTTCATATTGATCGAAATTTTAGATAAAAACGGTAAACCATCAAATGAAGTTGCCAAAAAATTGTATAACGTATTGGCTACAGACAACTCGGTGGTGGTGAGATATAGAGGTTCTGAATTGAATTGCGTTGGAGGTTTAAGAATCTCCATCGGAACTGCAGAAGAAAACAAACAGTTGTTAACTAAATTTGAATCTGTTTTGAACGAAATCAATAAGTAACTGAATACAGAAgttattcttttatttgtttttggtaGGGGtgtattaatttattatatagACGAAGACATATGAATACGTAGAGTAGTGCGGGTCGCACAATTTATTTAGCTACTACCAATTAGTTTGTTTAATCGCACTGAATCATTTACAGGactgttgtttttttttttttgttcactggatttttcaaaacacTCAATAgaaggagaaaaaaaaaattttttttttacaccATTTCACTGGTTCTATCTATTAACATCAACCAGATAGCTATAGAAACCTACAATGGCAAGACAAAATTTTGTGGGAGTAGTCATTTCCCAAGGGAAAATGACAAAGACAGTCAAAGTCCGTGTTCAAGGAAGAGTGTACGATAAGCGTGTTGACAAAGAGATTCTTACCAGAAAGGATTACTTGGTTCATGATGAAGGTAGCATTTGTAAAGAAGGTGACATTGTCCGTATTGAAAGTATACCAAAGATTTCAAAACGAAAAGCATTTGCCATTGCCGAAATCAAAGTGAATAAAGGTCAGCAATTCGCAGCCTATGAAGAAATGGCCAAGAAACAAGTTAAACtcgaagaagaaaaagaagcaAAGAACTTCATTGAACATAGAGACAAATTCAGCAAAATCATAACTCAATTAGATGATTTGAAAAGGATGGATAGGTTGACTCATGAGATTACCAGTAACTTAGAGGATGACCACACCAAACTAATTGAAGAgattaatcaaataaaagaaaaatacaACATAAAATCATGGCCAACGACAGAGTCTACAGTTGATCTCGCCTTGAACGAACCAGCATTTTCcgatgaaaaagaaaagagatTATACTTTATACAATACATcttaaatgaattgatgAACAATGTCAAGTATGATGAAATAAGAAAGTCTATTGTTGAAAACAAGTTAAAGAagtcaattgaaaaagttaGCAAGTCTATACAAAAGAATGTTGTCAGAAGGTACATGTTGGACACAAGAAATGAATGTCCGGTTCCATTGCCTTAGTAAGTTTTGCAGATTTAGTTCAAGTTGTTTTGTACATAGTCCCGtccgttttttttttttctctttctaGAGTTCTAGCTCATTGAGAATATACATTTCTAGACCAGACAAAAAcgttgtaaaaaaaaaaaggaataaaaaaatccaAACAAATCCGATAACACTTCATGCCCCATTATTTAGCGATTATCAGGGTCTGATAATCAATAGTCGTTAAGAATGGGTTTTCGTGCACCTATGAATGGTTTAGCCAAGAACTCAAAATCTTCAGCTTTTGCATCATTTGATTCTGTATCTGTCATGCATATAGTAAACAAAGCAAAAGATAAGATAGTACCCGATCCACAGTTCCATAAGAGCATTACAGATCAAGGAATTCGACATTATCAAGAAAAGCTATCTCCACtatttcaaaattcttATCATGGTGTAAGCTCAAACACCAATGAGCAAGATTCTCCCTATATGAAATCACCGGTGACATTGCAGCATGCGTTGAATGTACGTTTGGAAAGTATACTCAATTTAAATGTTCGACCGGGGGAGCCATACTTTGTATTATGGTTCTTAATTTCTAGTTATTTTCCATTGATTGCCGCATGTCTAGGGCCCTTGGCAAACATGATATCGATCGTCGCCTTAGTTGAGCATTGGAAATTAGATATTATTACGAACAAAAAAGTCCCTGACATACCAAAGGTAGTTGTAATGAATGCAATTTCATTAGCGTTGGGCTTGATCGGCAATGTTTCGTTGTTGATGAACTTTTCGCGATCAGTCAAGTATTTGGTCAGTCAATCGGTTTCTATAATTGCATGGCTTTGCGCCAGTGCCTTGCTTGCAGCAGCACTTTTGGTGACAAATAGAGAATTTGGTGGCGAGAATCCAAAGTATGTTCCCTCAGAAGGTTTTTATTTTGCGGCATTCACATCTGGTAATTATTTTGTATGTATGCTTATTTTGGTAATCAATTTCATGGGATTTAGTTTGAAGAAATATCCCCCCACATTTAATCTAGATCAAAAGCAGAGAACATTGATGTTATTCACGATTTTGTTTTCTAGTTGGACAATAATAGGAGCTTTCACTATGGGATCTTTGATAGATGATATAAGTTATGGTTCAGCATTGTATTACTGcattgtttcttttttaactATTGGGTTGGGTGATATTTTACCTAAAACTTCCGGTGCCAAGGTTGCTGTCTTGGTGTTCTCTTTAGGGGGCGTGTTGATAATGGGGTTGATTGTTGCTACTCTTCGTCTGGTTATACTATCTTCTGCAGCTCCAGCTATCTTTTGGAACGATGTGGAAAAGGCCAGAACAGCCCTATTGGCCCAATTGGAAAGAGAAAACAGAGAGCTAACACTGGAAGAAAGTTTCCATGAAATGAGGGTACTAAGACGTAAAGTGAAATCCAGACACAAGAAGGTATCGTTAGTATTGACTATTACAGTATTCATGATATTTTGGCTTATTGGGGCGCTAATATTTCAAAGAATTGAGAAATGGTCGTATTTCAACGCCATGTATTTCTGCTTTTTGTGTTTGATCACCATTGGCTATGGTGATTATGCACCCAAGACCAGTCTCGGACGtgtcttttttgtttcatgGGCTGTAGGGGCCGTCCCTTTGATGACCATCTTAGTCTCAAATGTTGGTGATGCATTATATGACATTTTCAACGACATAAGTGCCTGGTTTTCTACCTGGATGTTTTCcacaaaagaagaatacaCAGATTTGAAAAGGAGGAAAAAGAGGTTGCAGGAGGATCAAGAGGACCAGCTTACAGTAAACTCTGAGGCAGTTCGCAGTAGCGAGCTTGATGAAGATTTGGATCTTGCAAAAATGGAACGTGAAGCCAGCCTTGAAGCAAGTGATGGTGACTCCAATGGTAATATTAGGACCGTTAGCAATAACGAGGAAGATATTCTGAATGAGGATAATGATACTTGCATTACAAACGCAAGTGGCTCCAATATGCAACAAGACAAAGAGAATAATTCTTGTTCGGAAAGGTCTGTTTCTAAATCAGGAAAACAAGATTTCAACATTGAAAGAATACGGCAAAAGATTGCTTCTAAGAAACAAGTACATGAAATGCTAATAGattatttggaaaaaatGAAACCTTTGATTGGGGACAGTATTGAATCACCAAACAGAAAGTATAGCTATAAGCAATGGAAAGGAGCATATGATGGGTTCTGGTTGAGTGAATCGTCGCCTTTGAGATTGCCTTTAAAAGAGCccaattatttaattttgaaaatttattttgaaattgaaatgatGTTGCGAGGTTTGGTCGACAAGGAGATAGAAGACTTAAAAGCGATGACTATACAGGATGTGCCTAATGGATCTTCTCCAAGTGCTTCAACTGATAGAAATATTGCAAGAACAATAAAGTTTGACGACGATAAATGAACGGCAAGCTGTATTCATTTAAATAGACTGTATTATTtatctattttttttaaagtgTATAATTACTTGTTTGATCAACTACAGTGCAGGGGAAGAAAACTCTGCATACTTTTCTAAAATGATCGTCTCAAATATTGATGTTGTGACCTTGAAATTATActaacttttttttaaaagaagTGTTTTAGTGTATGTAATTGAGAAAATGATTAGATAATGAAAATCTGGGCGTGGACGTCTCGCCAGAATAAAAAgagtttttctttttttcttttatcaaCACTACAATACAACCCAACATTTGATTACTGTTTAACTAGTGTCAAGTGTGTGAAACCATTTAACTGTTTCCCGCATATACGATGTCTACAGATAGCGCAGGCAACCTTACCACAAATAATACACATGACCCAactatttttcaaatcaaaggGTTACTTAAAGTCAAGCTTTCGCAATTAAAGTATTTCACTTTTACAGTTATTGGCATAGCATTGCTATGGCCATGGAATTGTTTTCTATCTGCTTCAGCCTATTATGGTGAAAGGTTTATAAACTCACCTTCTTTGGTTAAAGTTTATTCCTCGACTATGATGAGTGTTTCCACAATTACCTCGACGGCATACAATTTTTACTTGTCCCAACGCCAGACAAATGTCAATTACAATTTCAGAGTGCAAGTTGGATTTTACATTACGATATTTGTGTTTTTATTTATGGCGGTTTCATGTGTAGCCGACTGGATTATTGATATGAACGACGTAGCATTTTTCATTGCTTTAATGTTTATGGTGTTGTTGTCAGCCATGGCCACATGTTTAGCTCAAAATGGTACCATGGCTATAGTCAACGTTCTAGGTGGTATCTATGCCAATGCGGTAATGGTGGGTCAAGCTGTTGCTGGGGTTTTACCGGCGTGTGCTTTgattatatcaatattattagttgGTGACAAAGCGTCAGATCAGCATCATCGTGTTGAAAAGAACTACGGAGTATTTGTGTACTACATCACCGCTAGTTTAGTTTGTattgtttctttgttgCTACTATATTTGGTCACCTACCACAAGAATGAAATTGGTTACCAAAGACTCGATCAATTagtagaagaagacgaTTCTGGTGCAGTTGAAGAGCAAGAGACGGTCGACCCAATACACACACAGAAGAAGTTTGTACCGTTTACGGTTTTATGGGGCAAATTAAACCTTATTGTAAtgactattttttttacgTTCGGGGTAACCTTGATATTTCCTGTCTTTGCATCCGTGGTAGAATCCGTGCATACCGATTCTCAGTCAAGATTTCTTAATAAGAACATATACATACCGTTCATATACTTGGTTTGGAACCTTGGTGATTTGCTAGGTAGAGTTCTTTGTGGCTACCCAAGACTACATATGTTGATTGAAAGTCCAAAATCTCAACTAGTTTACGCTTTATCACGGTTGATATTTATCCCCTTGTTTTTGACATGTAATATACACCCAGGCCGGTCCGAACCATACATCAAGTCAGACTTATGGTACATTGGTTTACAGTTGCTTTTTGGGATATCAAATGGTCAATTGTGTACCTCAGCGTTTATGATTGTTGGTGACTATTGTGATACTGACGATGAAAAAGAGGCTGCTGGTGGGTTTACAACCGTGTTCTTAAGCACTGGCTTAGCGGTCGGCAGTGTATTGAGCTATTTATTAGTGTTTGTAGTAAACTAAATATCATATCCTCTAGCTATGCCTTTTCTCCCGTCTTCGACCAATGCTCCTGCAGCATTCTCGTCCTCAGTGTAATCACTTCCCAAACCTGTCCAGTGCCTATTTTGCAAATGAATAGCAGATGTGCTGACCGTTCCCTTGATGGCTACGGCATTTGAAAACCTCTTGACCAATTGACTGTCGTTGTCGTTGTCGTTGTCATGGCTTTGATCATTAGACTTGACCATAAGGTGGTTTATCTGTCTCAATGGTCTCGACGTACTGACATATCTCCCAGTCACAGGATCAAACACTGGTGGCAAGTCTTCGTCCGAGTCCGCATCTTGATTCGGTTGAATAACCTCGTTGCCATACTCCTTCAACACACTTTTGTAATCAACCACCCATTTGCCAGTCCACGATAGCTCGTCGCTCAACCCAAGCAACAACTCATAGGGTGTGACAATTGGTCTGTAGTATTCGTTCAATTGGTCGATTATGATTCCCTGGTGGTCACACCCCAAAATACACCAGATATCAACACTCTCAAAATTTGCCAACTTGGCAACATTGGGTTtcccaacaacaaatatataGTGTTTTTTCCCCGCCTCTCTGATTTTCTCTTTGATTGTGTTCAACAAGATCTTGGTATTTGCTAGCGAAAGCGTGTTAACCAAAATACCCACTGTTCCGGCCATTCTAGCTTGGTGGACATATTTGTATCTCCGCATTAAATTAGGAAACGGCCCAGTAGAGATGGTGCCACTAATCGGGTCGTACGTGGTGACAGACGCAAAGTTTGTCGCCAATTGTAGCAATCGTGGTGACTCGGGACTGGTTACGTGAAACAACTCATATTCTGCAAAATCAACTTCCTCAATGTTGAAAACTCGGTTGAATTTCCTGTACCCTGTTGCTGGCGGCGTGTATCCTATTATTCTGCCTCTCGAAGTTTTTGGTAAGTTGGCAATCAAAATATCGTAATCTGGCAATTCCTTTGCTATCTCAGGCAATAAATATGTGTGTGGGGCATCAGACATGAGAACTACTTTCTGTTCAGGACTGTATGCTAAGCTAATCTGCTTCAC is a window from the Candida dubliniensis CD36 chromosome 4, complete sequence genome containing:
- a CDS encoding nucleoside transporter, putative (Similar to S. cerevisiae FUN26) — protein: MSTDSAGNLTTNNTHDPTIFQIKGLLKVKLSQLKYFTFTVIGIALLWPWNCFLSASAYYGERFINSPSLVKVYSSTMMSVSTITSTAYNFYLSQRQTNVNYNFRVQVGFYITIFVFLFMAVSCVADWIIDMNDVAFFIALMFMVLLSAMATCLAQNGTMAIVNVLGGIYANAVMVGQAVAGVLPACALIISILLVGDKASDQHHRVEKNYGVFVYYITASLVCIVSLLLLYLVTYHKNEIGYQRLDQLVEEDDSGAVEEQETVDPIHTQKKFVPFTVLWGKLNLIVMTIFFTFGVTLIFPVFASVVESVHTDSQSRFLNKNIYIPFIYLVWNLGDLLGRVLCGYPRLHMLIESPKSQLVYALSRLIFIPLFLTCNIHPGRSEPYIKSDLWYIGLQLLFGISNGQLCTSAFMIVGDYCDTDDEKEAAGGFTTVFLSTGLAVGSVLSYLLVFVVN
- the TOK1 gene encoding outward-rectifier potassium channel, putative (In C. albicans: outwardly rectifying, noisily gated potassium channel; modulates sensitivity to human salivary histatin (Hst5) - Baev D, et al. (2003) Killing of Candida albicans by human salivary histatin 5 is modulated, but not determined, by the potassium channel TOK1. Infect Immun 71(6):3251-60), translating into MGFRAPMNGLAKNSKSSAFASFDSVSVMHIVNKAKDKIVPDPQFHKSITDQGIRHYQEKLSPLFQNSYHGVSSNTNEQDSPYMKSPVTLQHALNVRLESILNLNVRPGEPYFVLWFLISSYFPLIAACLGPLANMISIVALVEHWKLDIITNKKVPDIPKVVVMNAISLALGLIGNVSLLMNFSRSVKYLVSQSVSIIAWLCASALLAAALLVTNREFGGENPKYVPSEGFYFAAFTSGNYFVCMLILVINFMGFSLKKYPPTFNLDQKQRTLMLFTILFSSWTIIGAFTMGSLIDDISYGSALYYCIVSFLTIGLGDILPKTSGAKVAVLVFSLGGVLIMGLIVATLRSVILSSAAPAIFWNDVEKARTALLAQLERENRELTSEESFHEMRVLRRKVKSRHKKVSLVLTITVFMIFWLIGALIFQRIEKWSYFNAMYFCFLCLITIGYGDYAPKTSLGRVFFVSWAVGAVPLMTILVSNVGDALYDIFNDISAWFSTWMFSTKEEYTDLKRRKKRLQEDQEDQLTVNSEAVRSSELDEDLDLAKMEREASLEASDGDSNGNIRTVSNNEEDISNEDNDTCITNASGSNMQQDKENNSCSERSVSKSGKQDFNIERIRQKIASKKQVHEMLIDYLEKMKPLIGDSIESPNRKYSYKQWKGAYDGFWLSESSPLRLPLKEPNYLILKIYFEIEMMLRGLVDKEIEDLKAMTIQDVPNGSSPSASTDRNIARTIKFDDDK
- the HIS5 gene encoding histidinol-phosphate aminotransferase, putative (In S. cerevisiae: catalyzes the seventh step in histidine biosynthesis), which produces MFDISAIIRPNILTLEPYRCARDDFKTGILLDANENTHGPALPSPDEKEAALELNRYPDPHQHELKQQIISFREQNPNKYATEKLSIENLCLGVGSDESIDMLLRCVCVPGKDKMLICPPTYGMYSICATVNDVAIEKVPLTIPDFQIDVDGILAKVKSDPSIKLLYLTSPGNPTGKLINVEDIIKLVQESLKVWQGLIVVDEAYIDFTKPGSSMSTLVNQYPNLVVLQTLSKSFGLAGIRLGITFSCKKLSWYLNAMKYPYNISSLTSNVAIKATNEGLNIMENYVSKIVEQRELVLEKLLSLKYVGRNIGGLDSNFILIEILDKNGKPSNEVAKKLYNVLATDNSVVVRYRGSELNCVGGLRISIGTAEENKQLLTKFESVLNEINK
- a CDS encoding diphthamide biosynthesis protein, putative (Similar to S. cerevisiae DPH2;~In S. cerevisiae: required for synthesis of diphthamide, a modified histidine residue of translation elongation factor 2) encodes the protein MSSCSVCFLLFHVNKIQSMDGLLNKSVVPGFSLNDMIVPAHRITIKDTKTKKKKSHTSRNSQKKKKKVSIKSSPTIMSSDTVIAPSLSTAQDDGTFTYDKVKSTTKERKHLNLKNPSDTSEIKSKIWNYYSLSELIQYLSQKENNEFKYKRITLQFPDELICDSATIVHELQRELNIAPQNSLHNSDCCQDTCEPNATQRIWILADTSYSACCVDEVAAEHVKSDLVVHFGDACLNEIDKLQAVFVLGRPTLDVEAIVKQISLAYSPEQKVVLMSDAPHTYLLPEIAKELPDYDILIANLPKTSRGRIIGYTPPATGYRKFNRVFNIEEVDFAEYELFHVTSPESPRLLQLATNFASVTTYDPISGTISTGPFPNLMRRYKYVHQARMAGTVGILVNTLSLANTKILLNTIKEKIREAGKKHYIFVVGKPNVAKLANFESVDIWCILGCDHQGIIIDQLNEYYRPIVTPYELLLGLSDELSWTGKWVVDYKSVLKEYGNEVIQPNQDADSDEDLPPVFDPVTGRYVSTSRPLRQINHLMVKSNDQSHDNDNDNDSQLVKRFSNAVAIKGTVSTSAIHLQNRHWTGLGSDYTEDENAAGALVEDGRKGIARGYDI
- a CDS encoding mitochondrial 37S ribosomal protein MRPS17 (Similar to S. cerevisiae MRPS17); this translates as MARQNFVGVVISQGKMTKTVKVRVQGRVYDKRVDKEILTRKDYLVHDEGSICKEGDIVRIESIPKISKRKAFAIAEIKVNKGQQFAAYEEMAKKQVKLEEEKEAKNFIEHRDKFSKIITQLDDLKRMDRLTHEITSNLEDDHTKLIEEINQIKEKYNIKSWPTTESTVDLALNEPAFSDEKEKRLYFIQYILNELMNNVKYDEIRKSIVENKLKKSIEKVSKSIQKNVVRRYMLDTRNECPVPLP